A region from the Lolium perenne isolate Kyuss_39 chromosome 4, Kyuss_2.0, whole genome shotgun sequence genome encodes:
- the LOC127293815 gene encoding B3 domain-containing protein Os03g0620400 isoform X3, with protein MSGCKMRKSCECCNRYWTHLHGKVKCFVTQMDGNSRHSVVIPESFVNHFAWKLSRTIKLEAPDGNVYDVEITERRNKTVLRSGWEAFVNANHIAENDSLMFRYRGSARFKVVFFDSSGCEKVVSCARIQSNSGGQEPNTYSTDMSSSSSDSKTHSSGHGGSDGCQSGSSSYCRKRAKKDALSSPSRNLSGEDSPHEHDSYESDDLALPKPLYVLSGKCYVTEEHEEQIAALVQETQPEIPLLLAMVTKPSVKPYPDLVIPMDYALAHFPHKSQTITFQLPGLSKKWPCEFRVRSDGGCCSRYWCDFARDNHLLVGDLCLFQPMKKAKGKKFKVMVHMIRNAGEETLSLGYEHGISEKSPNQKKKSSNHGDTNRTCDLPIMMPVRTCLTEVQRKKVLAKVGAICSELHIYVTVMTKNKVSLCLSFNRKYSATYLRKGSRSLVLQVEGKNQTWHSKLSDNGGALRISGGWTSFARDNHLREGDICLFELMKNKGQQKMMVYIIRSKHC; from the exons ATGTCAG GCTGCAAGATGCGCAAGTCTTGTGAGTGCTGCAATAGATACTGGACCCATTTGCATGGAAAGGTCAAGTGTTTCGTCACGCAGATGGACGGGAATTCTAGGCATAGCGTG GTCATACCAGAGAGCTTTGTGAACCATTTTGCATGGAAGTTGTCAAGAACCATCAAATTAGAAGCCCCTGATGGTAATGTATACGACGTCGAAATCACTGAGCGTAGAAACAAAACAGTACTCAGATCTGGATGGGAGGCATTTGTCAATGCCAATCATATAGCGGAGAACGACTCGTTGATGTTCCGATATCGTGGAAGTGCTCGCTTCAAGGTCGTGTTCTTTGATTCCAGTGGTTGTGAGAAAGTGGTGTCCTGTGCTCGCATACAGAGCAATAGTGGTGGGCAAGAACCAAACACATATTCTACAGACATGTCAAGCAGCTCCAGTGATAGTAAAACTCACTCGTCAGGACATGGAGGATCAGATGGATGCCAGAGTGGAAGCTCTAGCTATTGTAGAAAACGAGCAAAGAAAGATGCACTATCTTCTCCATCCAGAAATTTGTCAG GAGAAGACAGTCCTCATGAGCATGACTCCTATGAGTCGGATGATCTCGCACTCCCGAAGCCTCTTTATGTGTTATCAGGGAAGTGCTATGTAACAGAAGAACATGAGGAACAAATAGCTGCACTTGTCCAAGAAACTCAACCTGAAATACCTCTGCTTCTGGCTATGGTGACGAAGCCCAGTGTGAAACCATATCCGGATCTG GTAATTCCTATGGATTATGCACTCGCACACTTTCCACACAAAAGTCAGACTATCACATTCCAGCTGCCTGGGCTGAGCAAGAAGTGGCCCTGCGAGTTCCGTGTCAGATCTGATGGAGGTTGTTGCAGTCGTTATTGGTGTGACTTTGCCCGTGACAATCATTTATTGGTGGGAGATCTGTGCCTCTTTCAGCCAATGAAGAAAGCTAAGGGGAAAAAATTCAAAGTGATGGTTCATATGATTCGGAATGCAG GAGAAGAAACTCTCTCTTTGGGATATGAACATGGAATCAGTGAGAAGTCTCCCAATCAAAAAAAGAAGTCTTCCAATCATGGTGATACTAACAGAACTTGTGATCTCCCAATCATGATGCCAGTGCGTACCTGTCTAACAGAAGTGCAGAGGAAGAAAGTTTTGGCGAAAGTTGGAGCCATTTGTTCAGAACTGCATATTTACGTCACAGtaatgaccaagaacaaagtctcCTTGTGCTTA TCCTTCAACAGGAAATACTCTGCTACGTATCTTCGGAAGGGGAGCCGGAGTTTGGTGCTTCAGGTGGAGGGGAAGAACCAGACATGGCATAGCAAGTTGTCTGACAACGGAGGTGCCCTGAGGATAAGTGGAGGCTGGACTTCTTTTGCCCGCGACAATCACCTGCGGGAGGGGGATATCTGCCTCTTTGAGCTGATGAAAAACAAGGGGCAACAAAAGATGATGGTCTACATCATTCGCAGCAAGCATTGTTAG
- the LOC127293815 gene encoding B3 domain-containing protein Os03g0620400 isoform X1 — MQIHSSSSLRSSRGPNNSSLPHPLQIWVLPVPGHGDCRIWAPRNTWAVSISSFVGSGRSAAAYNEGSPDFSTGRSYRPVSGSLVSECQNINTVGCKMRKSCECCNRYWTHLHGKVKCFVTQMDGNSRHSVVIPESFVNHFAWKLSRTIKLEAPDGNVYDVEITERRNKTVLRSGWEAFVNANHIAENDSLMFRYRGSARFKVVFFDSSGCEKVVSCARIQSNSGGQEPNTYSTDMSSSSSDSKTHSSGHGGSDGCQSGSSSYCRKRAKKDALSSPSRNLSGEDSPHEHDSYESDDLALPKPLYVLSGKCYVTEEHEEQIAALVQETQPEIPLLLAMVTKPSVKPYPDLVIPMDYALAHFPHKSQTITFQLPGLSKKWPCEFRVRSDGGCCSRYWCDFARDNHLLVGDLCLFQPMKKAKGKKFKVMVHMIRNAGEETLSLGYEHGISEKSPNQKKKSSNHGDTNRTCDLPIMMPVRTCLTEVQRKKVLAKVGAICSELHIYVTVMTKNKVSLCLSFNRKYSATYLRKGSRSLVLQVEGKNQTWHSKLSDNGGALRISGGWTSFARDNHLREGDICLFELMKNKGQQKMMVYIIRSKHC; from the exons ATGCAGAttcattcttcttcttccctccGGTCTTCACGGGGACCAAATAATAGTTCTCTCCCCCATCCACTTCAAATTTGGGTTCTTCCAGTTCCGGGACATGGCGACTGCAGGATTTGGGCTCCACGGAACACCTGGGCTGTGAGCATTAG TTCTTTTGTTGGGTCAGGAAGATCTGCTGCAGCTTATAACGAAGGATCTCCAGATTTCTCTACAGGAAGAAGCTACAGGCCGGTTTCTGGCTCTCTTGTTTCTGAATGTCAG AACATTAATACTGTAGGCTGCAAGATGCGCAAGTCTTGTGAGTGCTGCAATAGATACTGGACCCATTTGCATGGAAAGGTCAAGTGTTTCGTCACGCAGATGGACGGGAATTCTAGGCATAGCGTG GTCATACCAGAGAGCTTTGTGAACCATTTTGCATGGAAGTTGTCAAGAACCATCAAATTAGAAGCCCCTGATGGTAATGTATACGACGTCGAAATCACTGAGCGTAGAAACAAAACAGTACTCAGATCTGGATGGGAGGCATTTGTCAATGCCAATCATATAGCGGAGAACGACTCGTTGATGTTCCGATATCGTGGAAGTGCTCGCTTCAAGGTCGTGTTCTTTGATTCCAGTGGTTGTGAGAAAGTGGTGTCCTGTGCTCGCATACAGAGCAATAGTGGTGGGCAAGAACCAAACACATATTCTACAGACATGTCAAGCAGCTCCAGTGATAGTAAAACTCACTCGTCAGGACATGGAGGATCAGATGGATGCCAGAGTGGAAGCTCTAGCTATTGTAGAAAACGAGCAAAGAAAGATGCACTATCTTCTCCATCCAGAAATTTGTCAG GAGAAGACAGTCCTCATGAGCATGACTCCTATGAGTCGGATGATCTCGCACTCCCGAAGCCTCTTTATGTGTTATCAGGGAAGTGCTATGTAACAGAAGAACATGAGGAACAAATAGCTGCACTTGTCCAAGAAACTCAACCTGAAATACCTCTGCTTCTGGCTATGGTGACGAAGCCCAGTGTGAAACCATATCCGGATCTG GTAATTCCTATGGATTATGCACTCGCACACTTTCCACACAAAAGTCAGACTATCACATTCCAGCTGCCTGGGCTGAGCAAGAAGTGGCCCTGCGAGTTCCGTGTCAGATCTGATGGAGGTTGTTGCAGTCGTTATTGGTGTGACTTTGCCCGTGACAATCATTTATTGGTGGGAGATCTGTGCCTCTTTCAGCCAATGAAGAAAGCTAAGGGGAAAAAATTCAAAGTGATGGTTCATATGATTCGGAATGCAG GAGAAGAAACTCTCTCTTTGGGATATGAACATGGAATCAGTGAGAAGTCTCCCAATCAAAAAAAGAAGTCTTCCAATCATGGTGATACTAACAGAACTTGTGATCTCCCAATCATGATGCCAGTGCGTACCTGTCTAACAGAAGTGCAGAGGAAGAAAGTTTTGGCGAAAGTTGGAGCCATTTGTTCAGAACTGCATATTTACGTCACAGtaatgaccaagaacaaagtctcCTTGTGCTTA TCCTTCAACAGGAAATACTCTGCTACGTATCTTCGGAAGGGGAGCCGGAGTTTGGTGCTTCAGGTGGAGGGGAAGAACCAGACATGGCATAGCAAGTTGTCTGACAACGGAGGTGCCCTGAGGATAAGTGGAGGCTGGACTTCTTTTGCCCGCGACAATCACCTGCGGGAGGGGGATATCTGCCTCTTTGAGCTGATGAAAAACAAGGGGCAACAAAAGATGATGGTCTACATCATTCGCAGCAAGCATTGTTAG
- the LOC127293815 gene encoding B3 domain-containing protein Os03g0620400 isoform X4, whose amino-acid sequence MRKSCECCNRYWTHLHGKVKCFVTQMDGNSRHSVVIPESFVNHFAWKLSRTIKLEAPDGNVYDVEITERRNKTVLRSGWEAFVNANHIAENDSLMFRYRGSARFKVVFFDSSGCEKVVSCARIQSNSGGQEPNTYSTDMSSSSSDSKTHSSGHGGSDGCQSGSSSYCRKRAKKDALSSPSRNLSGEDSPHEHDSYESDDLALPKPLYVLSGKCYVTEEHEEQIAALVQETQPEIPLLLAMVTKPSVKPYPDLVIPMDYALAHFPHKSQTITFQLPGLSKKWPCEFRVRSDGGCCSRYWCDFARDNHLLVGDLCLFQPMKKAKGKKFKVMVHMIRNAGEETLSLGYEHGISEKSPNQKKKSSNHGDTNRTCDLPIMMPVRTCLTEVQRKKVLAKVGAICSELHIYVTVMTKNKVSLCLSFNRKYSATYLRKGSRSLVLQVEGKNQTWHSKLSDNGGALRISGGWTSFARDNHLREGDICLFELMKNKGQQKMMVYIIRSKHC is encoded by the exons ATGCGCAAGTCTTGTGAGTGCTGCAATAGATACTGGACCCATTTGCATGGAAAGGTCAAGTGTTTCGTCACGCAGATGGACGGGAATTCTAGGCATAGCGTG GTCATACCAGAGAGCTTTGTGAACCATTTTGCATGGAAGTTGTCAAGAACCATCAAATTAGAAGCCCCTGATGGTAATGTATACGACGTCGAAATCACTGAGCGTAGAAACAAAACAGTACTCAGATCTGGATGGGAGGCATTTGTCAATGCCAATCATATAGCGGAGAACGACTCGTTGATGTTCCGATATCGTGGAAGTGCTCGCTTCAAGGTCGTGTTCTTTGATTCCAGTGGTTGTGAGAAAGTGGTGTCCTGTGCTCGCATACAGAGCAATAGTGGTGGGCAAGAACCAAACACATATTCTACAGACATGTCAAGCAGCTCCAGTGATAGTAAAACTCACTCGTCAGGACATGGAGGATCAGATGGATGCCAGAGTGGAAGCTCTAGCTATTGTAGAAAACGAGCAAAGAAAGATGCACTATCTTCTCCATCCAGAAATTTGTCAG GAGAAGACAGTCCTCATGAGCATGACTCCTATGAGTCGGATGATCTCGCACTCCCGAAGCCTCTTTATGTGTTATCAGGGAAGTGCTATGTAACAGAAGAACATGAGGAACAAATAGCTGCACTTGTCCAAGAAACTCAACCTGAAATACCTCTGCTTCTGGCTATGGTGACGAAGCCCAGTGTGAAACCATATCCGGATCTG GTAATTCCTATGGATTATGCACTCGCACACTTTCCACACAAAAGTCAGACTATCACATTCCAGCTGCCTGGGCTGAGCAAGAAGTGGCCCTGCGAGTTCCGTGTCAGATCTGATGGAGGTTGTTGCAGTCGTTATTGGTGTGACTTTGCCCGTGACAATCATTTATTGGTGGGAGATCTGTGCCTCTTTCAGCCAATGAAGAAAGCTAAGGGGAAAAAATTCAAAGTGATGGTTCATATGATTCGGAATGCAG GAGAAGAAACTCTCTCTTTGGGATATGAACATGGAATCAGTGAGAAGTCTCCCAATCAAAAAAAGAAGTCTTCCAATCATGGTGATACTAACAGAACTTGTGATCTCCCAATCATGATGCCAGTGCGTACCTGTCTAACAGAAGTGCAGAGGAAGAAAGTTTTGGCGAAAGTTGGAGCCATTTGTTCAGAACTGCATATTTACGTCACAGtaatgaccaagaacaaagtctcCTTGTGCTTA TCCTTCAACAGGAAATACTCTGCTACGTATCTTCGGAAGGGGAGCCGGAGTTTGGTGCTTCAGGTGGAGGGGAAGAACCAGACATGGCATAGCAAGTTGTCTGACAACGGAGGTGCCCTGAGGATAAGTGGAGGCTGGACTTCTTTTGCCCGCGACAATCACCTGCGGGAGGGGGATATCTGCCTCTTTGAGCTGATGAAAAACAAGGGGCAACAAAAGATGATGGTCTACATCATTCGCAGCAAGCATTGTTAG
- the LOC127293815 gene encoding B3 domain-containing protein Os03g0620400 isoform X2, translating into MQIHSSSSLRSSRGPNNSSLPHPLQIWVLPVPGHGDCRIWAPRNTWAVSISSFVGSGRSAAAYNEGSPDFSTGRSYRPVSGSLVSECQNINTVGCKMRKSCECCNRYWTHLHGKVKCFVTQMDGNSRHSVVIPESFVNHFAWKLSRTIKLEAPDGNVYDVEITERRNKTVLRSGWEAFVNANHIAENDSLMFRYRGSARFKVVFFDSSGCEKVVSCARIQSNSGGQEPNTYSTDMSSSSSDSKTHSSGHGGSDGCQSGSSSYCRKRAKKDALSSPSRNLSGEDSPHEHDSYESDDLALPKPLYVLSGKCYVTEEHEEQIAALVQETQPEIPLLLAMVTKPSVKPYPDLVIPMDYALAHFPHKSQTITFQLPGLSKKWPCEFRVRSDGGCCSRYWCDFARDNHLLVGDLCLFQPMKKAKGKKFKVMVHMIRNAGEETLSLGYEHGISEKSPNQKKKSSNHGDTNRTCDLPIMMPVRTCLTEVQRKKVLAKVGAICSELHIYVTVMTKNKVSLCLEILCYVSSEGEPEFGASGGGEEPDMA; encoded by the exons ATGCAGAttcattcttcttcttccctccGGTCTTCACGGGGACCAAATAATAGTTCTCTCCCCCATCCACTTCAAATTTGGGTTCTTCCAGTTCCGGGACATGGCGACTGCAGGATTTGGGCTCCACGGAACACCTGGGCTGTGAGCATTAG TTCTTTTGTTGGGTCAGGAAGATCTGCTGCAGCTTATAACGAAGGATCTCCAGATTTCTCTACAGGAAGAAGCTACAGGCCGGTTTCTGGCTCTCTTGTTTCTGAATGTCAG AACATTAATACTGTAGGCTGCAAGATGCGCAAGTCTTGTGAGTGCTGCAATAGATACTGGACCCATTTGCATGGAAAGGTCAAGTGTTTCGTCACGCAGATGGACGGGAATTCTAGGCATAGCGTG GTCATACCAGAGAGCTTTGTGAACCATTTTGCATGGAAGTTGTCAAGAACCATCAAATTAGAAGCCCCTGATGGTAATGTATACGACGTCGAAATCACTGAGCGTAGAAACAAAACAGTACTCAGATCTGGATGGGAGGCATTTGTCAATGCCAATCATATAGCGGAGAACGACTCGTTGATGTTCCGATATCGTGGAAGTGCTCGCTTCAAGGTCGTGTTCTTTGATTCCAGTGGTTGTGAGAAAGTGGTGTCCTGTGCTCGCATACAGAGCAATAGTGGTGGGCAAGAACCAAACACATATTCTACAGACATGTCAAGCAGCTCCAGTGATAGTAAAACTCACTCGTCAGGACATGGAGGATCAGATGGATGCCAGAGTGGAAGCTCTAGCTATTGTAGAAAACGAGCAAAGAAAGATGCACTATCTTCTCCATCCAGAAATTTGTCAG GAGAAGACAGTCCTCATGAGCATGACTCCTATGAGTCGGATGATCTCGCACTCCCGAAGCCTCTTTATGTGTTATCAGGGAAGTGCTATGTAACAGAAGAACATGAGGAACAAATAGCTGCACTTGTCCAAGAAACTCAACCTGAAATACCTCTGCTTCTGGCTATGGTGACGAAGCCCAGTGTGAAACCATATCCGGATCTG GTAATTCCTATGGATTATGCACTCGCACACTTTCCACACAAAAGTCAGACTATCACATTCCAGCTGCCTGGGCTGAGCAAGAAGTGGCCCTGCGAGTTCCGTGTCAGATCTGATGGAGGTTGTTGCAGTCGTTATTGGTGTGACTTTGCCCGTGACAATCATTTATTGGTGGGAGATCTGTGCCTCTTTCAGCCAATGAAGAAAGCTAAGGGGAAAAAATTCAAAGTGATGGTTCATATGATTCGGAATGCAG GAGAAGAAACTCTCTCTTTGGGATATGAACATGGAATCAGTGAGAAGTCTCCCAATCAAAAAAAGAAGTCTTCCAATCATGGTGATACTAACAGAACTTGTGATCTCCCAATCATGATGCCAGTGCGTACCTGTCTAACAGAAGTGCAGAGGAAGAAAGTTTTGGCGAAAGTTGGAGCCATTTGTTCAGAACTGCATATTTACGTCACAGtaatgaccaagaacaaagtctcCTTGTGCTTA GAAATACTCTGCTACGTATCTTCGGAAGGGGAGCCGGAGTTTGGTGCTTCAGGTGGAGGGGAAGAACCAGACATGGCATAG